Genomic segment of Myxococcales bacterium:
ATTCGGCCTCGGAGGTGAGTTGTTCGAAGCCGAGCGCCTGGGTCACGTCAAAGGGACCACTCGTCAAACGCCGCAAACTTTCGAGGTGCGCGCCGCATCCGAGAACATTGCCGATCTCTGCCGCGAGCACCCGCACATAGGTTCCCGCCGAACAATCGACCCGGATCTCGGCGAGTCCCGGCTCAAAACGCGTGAGATCGAGACGATCGACCCTCACCGTCTTCGGCTCGCGCTCGATCTCCTCGCCCCGCCGCGCAAGTCGATGCAAGGGCACGCCGTCTTTTTTGACGGCGCTGTACATCGGGGGGATCTGCTGGATCTCACCGCGAAAAGGGGCCAGGGCTTTTTCGACATCGGCTTTGCCCGGGAGTGGGCCCGCCGCGTAGCGCCGGGTTTCGCGTCCCTGGGCGTCGAGGGTGTCGGTTTCGATTCCGAACCGCACCGTGCCCACGTAGCTCTTCGAGTCCTTCACGATGTACGAAATGAGCTTGGTGGCTTCGCGCACCGCCAACGGCAGAACACCCGTCGCCTGTGGGTCGAGGGTTCCCAGATGTCCGATGCGACGCGTGCCCAGCCACTTGCGTGCCGCGTCGACTACGTCGTGGCTCGTCTGTCCGGGCGGCTTGTCGACCACCAGAAAGCCCGCAGGTCCGGGCCGCTCATCTGCCCTGCGTCTATTGCGTCGATTTGCCATTATTCTCGCCCTTGATCGCCTGCAAAATTTCCATGGTCTGCCCCGCCAGACGCATTGAAGGGTCGTACCGAAAGCGCAGTTCGGGCATGCGCCGCAAATTTTTCAGGCTCTTGGCCACTTTTCGCCGCATGAAACTCGCGGCCGAATCGAGCCCCTCGGAGATGAGGTCGATATCGTCGAAATCGGGATCTCCGTCTTTTCCGAATTCGCTCCAAAGTACAATCGCGTTGCTGAGATCTGGGGCCACGTCGACGCGCTGAATCGTAATCATCTTGATCCGACTGTCCGTGACCTCATCTCGCAGGACCTTGGCGATTTCCTCGCGCAGTTGATGCGCGATGCGATCTGTTCGTAGTGACACCTGTCAATCTCCGCTGGCACCCAGTCGCTAGTCGTCTTCTTCTGCAGCTTCTTCTGCAGCTTCTTGCAGATCGTCATCCTGCCAGTTTTCGAGGTCTGCCGATGCTTCGTGGGGTAGCACCATGAGTTCGAGGTCCGAGTTGAGAACCTCGGCGGTGTGCAAATTCTCGACGAAGCGAATGGCGCGCTCGAGTACCTTTCTTACCGGCAATGCCTCGGACCCCGCCGCGGTCAACCCCAAAACGGCACGTTGCCAGGTCCCCTGGCCTCCAACCTCGGACACCGAGATATTGAACTGGTTGCGCAGCCGCTGCTGAATCGAGCGAACCACTCCCCGTTTCTGTTTGAGTGAATGAGAGCCGTGTACGTGAATTTCTACAAGCGCAGCACCGACGACCATGCCCTACTCCCTAGCAGCCCGTATATATCCGGTGCTGCGTGATCAGAGAGTTGCTGGTTCCTCCTCGAGTTCAAAGGCTTCGACGACATCGCCAACCTTGATGTCGTTGTAGCCACCGATCCCGATTCCACACTCATAGCCATTGCTGACTTCGGCCGTATCTTCCTTGAACCGTCGCAGCGATACGATGCTGCCCTCGAAAATCAGGACCCCGTCGCGGATCAGCCGACACTTTGCATTTCGCTTGACGCGTCCGTCGTTGATGTAGGAACCCGCGATCGTGCCGACCTTGGGGATGACGAATGTCTCGCGGACCTCGGCTCGCCCCAGCAGTATTTCCTTTACCGTTGGCGGCAACAGTCCCGCCATGGAGTTTCGGATGTCGTCGATCAGGTTCATGATGATCGAGTAGGTGCGAATTTCTACGCCGTTCTTGTCGGCGGCGCGAAGCGCGGCAGTGTCGGGTCGCACATTGAACCCGACCACGATTCCTTCGCTTGCCGAAGCGAGCATCACGTCGTTCTCGGTGATCCCGCCCACACCGGCTGAGAGAATCGTCAAGGTGACCGTATCTGTGGAGAGCTCCTCGATCGCATGGCGAGAGGCTTCTTTGGTTCCCGCTACATCTGCTTTGAGCACGACCTTGAGGTTTTTGACTTCGATCGCATCTGCCTGGGCGTAAAACTCTTCGAGGCTCAAACGCGGCTTGACCGTCGTGGGGGCACTGCGCTTCTGGTCGAGACGATGCTGAATTACGCTCTTGGCCGCGCGCTCGTTCTTTACGACGTCGAGCACACTTCCGAGCTCCGGAACCGCGGAGAGCCCGAGCAGACGCACGGGCATCGAGGGCCCCGCCTCGTCCAGACGATTGCCGTCGCTGTCTTCCATCAAGCGAACACGGCCCCACTCGGTGCCGACGACCACGGTTTCGCCTTTTCGCAGGGTCCCGCTCTGAATCAACACCGTCGCCATCGGTCCTCTGCCCTTGTCGAGCAGGGATTCGAGTACGACTCCCTTGGCCGGAAGACTCACATCCGCCCTCAGTTCGAGAACTTCGGACTGAAGCACCACCATTTCCAGAAGTTGCTCGAGACCATCGCCAGTCGCCGCCGAAACATCGACGCAAATCACGTCGCCACCAAATTCCTCGGACACGAGATTGTGTTCCATCAACCGCTGTCGCGTGGTCTTGGGGTCGGCTTCGGGAAGATCGCACTTGTTGATCGCCACGACGATGGGGACATCTGCCGCACGGCAGTGTTCGATCGCTTCGACGGTCTGGGGCATCACTCCGTCGTTGGCGGCCACCACCAGGATGACGAGGTCGGTGACCTGGGCGCCGCGAGCGCGCATCTGGGTAAAGGCCGCATGGCCCGGAGTATCGATGAACGTCAGCGGTCCGCGACTCGTGTCGACATTGTAGGCGCCGATGTGCTGCGTGATGCCGCCGGCTTCACTGTCCACCACTGAAGATTTTCGAATCGCATCGAGGATCGAGGTTTTGCCGTGATCAACGTGTCCCATCACCGTGATGACCGGAGGCCTGGGTGTGCTATTGCCAGCCGCCTTGTCCTCGACTTCGTTGATGACGGTAATGAACTCTTCTTCTTTGAAGCCAACATCCAGGACTTCAAACTTGAAATCGTCCGCAATCTTCTTGCAGGTCTCGACGTCGATTCGCTGGTTGACCGAAACCATGATCCCGAGCGCCATGAGCTTGCCCTGGATCAGCGGGGCCTTGACACCCGCCTGCT
This window contains:
- the truB gene encoding tRNA pseudouridine(55) synthase TruB, whose translation is MANRRNRRRADERPGPAGFLVVDKPPGQTSHDVVDAARKWLGTRRIGHLGTLDPQATGVLPLAVREATKLISYIVKDSKSYVGTVRFGIETDTLDAQGRETRRYAAGPLPGKADVEKALAPFRGEIQQIPPMYSAVKKDGVPLHRLARRGEEIEREPKTVRVDRLDLTRFEPGLAEIRVDCSAGTYVRVLAAEIGNVLGCGAHLESLRRLTSGPFDVTQALGFEQLTSEAESGVIDKRIISPADAMGLPIFELTPEATRLVRHGADISPGTRLRIAPGERVIALDNDRNLVGLLELRADRRLWPLKVFGADGG
- the rbfA gene encoding 30S ribosome-binding factor RbfA, which codes for MSLRTDRIAHQLREEIAKVLRDEVTDSRIKMITIQRVDVAPDLSNAIVLWSEFGKDGDPDFDDIDLISEGLDSAASFMRRKVAKSLKNLRRMPELRFRYDPSMRLAGQTMEILQAIKGENNGKSTQ
- a CDS encoding DUF503 domain-containing protein: MVVGAALVEIHVHGSHSLKQKRGVVRSIQQRLRNQFNISVSEVGGQGTWQRAVLGLTAAGSEALPVRKVLERAIRFVENLHTAEVLNSDLELMVLPHEASADLENWQDDDLQEAAEEAAEEDD
- the infB gene encoding translation initiation factor IF-2 — its product is MAKIRAYKLAEELGIEKSEFVEKVRALGVELKGPTSALEEKQVELVREKLGGIPKVRKRNVDEQRMVRKGGTAVIRRRKRVEPEPVPEPEPIAEPVVDPVVAETPAEAEGAVGIAATDDAATTPLAEKDTEQASVPAQLDGALAAEKSGAEGKKESGRQHQAAPGSGQGQGKGQQRKRVREVVNLREREQFGRQITGRGGSTRRTPFSGSSAVVNPRRKRRDALALPVSPAAAGDLTRVVRVAGEIGIAELAKQAGVKAPLIQGKLMALGIMVSVNQRIDVETCKKIADDFKFEVLDVGFKEEEFITVINEVEDKAAGNSTPRPPVITVMGHVDHGKTSILDAIRKSSVVDSEAGGITQHIGAYNVDTSRGPLTFIDTPGHAAFTQMRARGAQVTDLVILVVAANDGVMPQTVEAIEHCRAADVPIVVAINKCDLPEADPKTTRQRLMEHNLVSEEFGGDVICVDVSAATGDGLEQLLEMVVLQSEVLELRADVSLPAKGVVLESLLDKGRGPMATVLIQSGTLRKGETVVVGTEWGRVRLMEDSDGNRLDEAGPSMPVRLLGLSAVPELGSVLDVVKNERAAKSVIQHRLDQKRSAPTTVKPRLSLEEFYAQADAIEVKNLKVVLKADVAGTKEASRHAIEELSTDTVTLTILSAGVGGITENDVMLASASEGIVVGFNVRPDTAALRAADKNGVEIRTYSIIMNLIDDIRNSMAGLLPPTVKEILLGRAEVRETFVIPKVGTIAGSYINDGRVKRNAKCRLIRDGVLIFEGSIVSLRRFKEDTAEVSNGYECGIGIGGYNDIKVGDVVEAFELEEEPATL